One genomic segment of Mesoterricola silvestris includes these proteins:
- the rsgA gene encoding ribosome small subunit-dependent GTPase A — MTLSANPLAGLGPAVNAFENLSTFGWTSPHDLAFRARFGPPVEPGRVVAASRGLALVRTASGERLCTPSGRMRERLLADDLTLCAGDWIALRLDPGDTRGRMVDLLERGPSLTRQGPDGRPQCLAANLDVVFLVMGLDRDCNAARLERFLALAWGSGARPVVVLTKVDLNDRAEAFAADMRGVAPGVQVLEVCAPAGQGVARVGACLQGGLTGVLTGSSGAGKSTLLNALLGEDARPTGAVRASDGRGRHTTTRRELFPLPGGGCLIETPGVREVGLGAEGADLDTAFSEIAALAARCRFRDCAHGAEPGCAVREALDQGLLGGDRYGHYLQLRREVAFEAARGDERLWREREDKWRRISKAQKSLRKR, encoded by the coding sequence ATGACGCTTTCCGCGAACCCTTTGGCGGGCCTAGGCCCCGCCGTGAATGCCTTCGAAAACCTGTCCACCTTCGGGTGGACCTCACCCCATGACCTCGCCTTCCGCGCGCGCTTCGGCCCTCCTGTCGAACCGGGGCGCGTGGTGGCCGCCAGCCGGGGCCTCGCCCTGGTGCGCACGGCTTCCGGCGAGCGGCTGTGCACCCCTTCGGGCAGGATGCGGGAGCGCCTGCTGGCCGATGACCTGACCCTCTGCGCGGGGGATTGGATCGCCCTGCGCCTGGACCCCGGGGATACCCGGGGCCGCATGGTGGATCTGCTGGAAAGGGGGCCCTCCCTCACCCGGCAGGGGCCGGACGGACGGCCTCAGTGCCTGGCGGCCAACCTGGACGTGGTGTTCCTCGTCATGGGACTGGACCGGGACTGCAACGCGGCCCGGCTGGAGCGCTTCCTCGCCCTGGCCTGGGGCAGCGGGGCCCGTCCGGTGGTGGTGCTCACCAAGGTGGATCTCAACGACCGGGCCGAGGCCTTCGCCGCGGACATGCGCGGGGTGGCCCCGGGCGTCCAGGTGCTGGAGGTCTGCGCGCCCGCAGGGCAGGGCGTGGCGCGGGTGGGGGCCTGCCTCCAGGGTGGCCTCACGGGGGTGCTGACCGGTTCCTCCGGCGCCGGGAAGTCCACGCTGCTCAACGCCCTCCTGGGCGAGGACGCGCGTCCCACCGGGGCGGTGCGGGCCTCGGACGGACGGGGGCGGCACACCACCACCCGGCGGGAACTCTTCCCGTTGCCCGGGGGCGGCTGCCTCATCGAAACCCCCGGCGTCCGGGAGGTGGGCCTGGGCGCCGAGGGCGCGGACCTGGACACCGCCTTTTCGGAAATCGCGGCCCTCGCGGCCCGGTGCCGGTTCCGGGACTGCGCCCACGGCGCCGAACCCGGGTGCGCCGTGCGGGAGGCCCTGGACCAGGGCCTCCTGGGCGGGGACCGCTACGGGCACTACCTCCAGCTCCGCCGGGAGGTGGCCTTCGAGGCGGCGCGGGGGGACGAGCGGCTGTGGCGGGAGCGGGAGGACAAATGGCGCCGCATCAGCAAGGCCCAGAAGTCGCTCCGGAAACGGTGA
- a CDS encoding DeoR/GlpR family DNA-binding transcription regulator translates to MRQEERLGLILDRLSKQGTLGVTDIAQELGVSTASVRRDLEMLEEQHLLSRTHGGAVANSLVYELPLRYRGGRHKDEKRRIAAAALEALGEGTVSIGLTGGTTTTEVARALAMRSGLTIVTNALNIASDLALRPNIKLIVTGGTARSESYELVGPLAEASLDGIHLDLAIVGVDGICVQGGLTTHHDVEAHTNRALIEHARRTVVVADGSKVGRMAFARICPVTHISELITDPSADPAELANLREAGVKVSIA, encoded by the coding sequence ATGCGACAGGAAGAACGTTTGGGCCTGATCCTCGATCGGCTTTCAAAACAAGGAACGCTTGGGGTTACCGACATCGCCCAGGAGCTGGGCGTTTCCACCGCCTCGGTGCGCCGGGATCTGGAAATGCTCGAAGAACAGCATCTCCTCTCCCGCACCCACGGCGGCGCCGTGGCCAACAGCCTCGTGTACGAGCTCCCCCTGCGGTACCGGGGCGGCCGCCACAAGGACGAGAAGCGCCGCATCGCCGCCGCGGCCCTGGAGGCCCTGGGCGAAGGCACCGTCTCCATCGGCCTCACCGGCGGCACCACCACCACCGAAGTGGCCCGGGCCCTGGCCATGCGCTCCGGCCTGACCATCGTCACCAACGCCCTCAACATCGCCTCGGACCTGGCCCTGCGCCCCAACATCAAGCTCATCGTCACCGGGGGCACCGCCCGCAGCGAGTCCTACGAACTGGTGGGCCCCCTGGCCGAGGCCAGCCTGGACGGCATCCACCTGGACCTGGCCATCGTGGGCGTCGACGGCATCTGCGTCCAGGGCGGCCTCACCACCCACCACGACGTGGAGGCCCACACCAACCGCGCCCTCATCGAACACGCCCGCCGCACCGTCGTGGTGGCCGACGGCTCCAAGGTGGGCCGCATGGCCTTCGCCCGCATCTGCCCCGTCACCCACATCAGCGAACTCATAACCGACCCCAGCGCCGACCCCGCCGAGCTCGCGAATCTTCGGGAGGCGGGCGTGAAGGTATCCATCGCCTAG
- a CDS encoding PP2C family protein-serine/threonine phosphatase translates to MTPTESLLVDRLTAGREHLARLASEAQERNLADLLRRVDGAIGALETGSWGTCCVCRGPLDPEDLARDPMVQICLECLTPEARRALERDLETAGRVQRALLPAPFIRCDGWEVAHLWEPKGAVSGDHVDLIPPQRQGDPLHLLLGDVAGKGVAASLLQAHLHGLFRALAPAGRPLPLLMAEANGLFAQATLATSYATLATLRLAAGGRAELANAGHTRPLVADAQGVRPVEGGGLPLGLFPDSVFPRQDLSFAEGQTLLLYTDGWTEGTKGEEEFGMGRAAAALGQAFRLPLPELLAACRGALERFLEGSPVLDDLTLVAVRWAGTA, encoded by the coding sequence ATGACACCCACCGAATCCCTGCTGGTGGATCGCCTCACCGCCGGCCGTGAGCACCTGGCCCGGCTCGCGTCCGAAGCCCAGGAAAGGAACCTCGCCGATCTCCTGCGGCGGGTGGACGGCGCCATCGGCGCCCTGGAGACCGGGAGCTGGGGCACCTGCTGCGTGTGCCGGGGGCCCCTGGATCCCGAGGACCTGGCCCGGGATCCCATGGTCCAGATCTGCCTGGAGTGCCTCACCCCCGAAGCCCGCCGCGCCCTGGAGCGGGACCTGGAAACCGCCGGCCGGGTCCAGCGGGCCCTCCTGCCGGCCCCCTTCATCCGCTGCGACGGCTGGGAAGTGGCCCACCTGTGGGAACCCAAGGGGGCGGTCTCCGGGGACCACGTGGATCTCATCCCGCCCCAGCGCCAGGGGGACCCGCTGCACCTGCTCCTGGGGGACGTGGCCGGCAAGGGGGTGGCCGCCTCCCTCCTGCAGGCCCACCTCCACGGCCTGTTCCGGGCCCTGGCCCCGGCGGGCCGTCCCCTGCCCCTCCTCATGGCCGAGGCCAACGGCCTCTTCGCCCAGGCCACCCTGGCCACCAGCTACGCGACCCTGGCCACCCTCCGCCTGGCCGCGGGTGGCCGGGCGGAGCTGGCGAACGCCGGCCACACCCGCCCCCTGGTGGCGGACGCCCAGGGGGTGCGCCCCGTGGAAGGCGGGGGCCTTCCCCTGGGCCTCTTCCCGGATTCCGTGTTCCCCCGCCAGGATCTGTCCTTTGCGGAAGGCCAGACCCTCCTCCTGTACACCGACGGCTGGACGGAGGGAACGAAGGGCGAGGAGGAATTCGGAATGGGCCGGGCCGCCGCGGCGCTGGGACAGGCCTTCCGGCTGCCCCTGCCGGAACTGCTGGCGGCCTGCCGCGGCGCCCTGGAGCGGTTCCTGGAAGGTTCGCCCGTTCTGGACGATCTCACCCTGGTCGCCGTGCGGTGGGCCGGGACGGCGTGA
- a CDS encoding AraC family transcriptional regulator: MRDRSSMADLFSDILKLANAQSVITGAFQAGGAWAFRFPAPDMIKFFGIVRGSCWLRVEGEAADLRLGPGDVFLLSAPRAFTLATSWELEPLDAVAVFRDCPGPVTRIGDGDDFQLLGGHVELGAGSGDLLTAVLPPMMVARAGSPHAAMCHWVLAQLAQERSGEQPGAAVASEQLAHLLFIHILRAHLAQTSQFPAGWLRAITDRDLAPALRLMHGEPGRAWQLTELAKAAGMSRTTFATRFRSAAGVPPLTYLTQWRMRLAKRALVEGDTPVSTLAFTLGYTSESAFSHAFKRTTGLAPNRVRGVARGLPGE; this comes from the coding sequence ATGCGCGATCGTTCCAGCATGGCGGATCTCTTCTCGGACATTCTCAAGCTGGCCAACGCCCAGTCGGTGATCACCGGCGCCTTCCAGGCCGGCGGCGCCTGGGCCTTCCGTTTCCCGGCGCCGGACATGATCAAGTTCTTCGGGATCGTGCGGGGATCCTGCTGGCTGCGGGTGGAGGGCGAAGCCGCGGACCTGCGCCTGGGGCCGGGGGACGTGTTCCTCCTGTCGGCCCCCCGGGCCTTCACCCTGGCCACCTCCTGGGAGCTGGAACCCCTGGACGCCGTGGCAGTGTTCCGGGACTGCCCCGGACCCGTCACCCGCATCGGCGATGGGGACGATTTCCAGCTGCTGGGCGGCCATGTGGAACTGGGCGCCGGCAGTGGCGACCTCCTCACCGCCGTCCTGCCGCCCATGATGGTGGCCCGGGCCGGATCGCCCCATGCGGCCATGTGCCATTGGGTGCTGGCCCAGCTCGCCCAGGAGCGCTCCGGAGAGCAGCCGGGGGCCGCGGTGGCCTCGGAGCAGCTGGCGCACCTCCTGTTCATCCACATCCTGCGGGCCCACCTGGCCCAGACCAGCCAGTTCCCGGCGGGCTGGCTCCGGGCCATCACGGACCGGGACCTGGCCCCCGCCCTTCGCCTGATGCATGGGGAACCCGGCAGGGCCTGGCAGCTCACGGAGCTGGCCAAGGCGGCCGGCATGTCCCGCACCACCTTCGCCACCCGCTTCCGTTCCGCGGCGGGGGTCCCGCCCCTCACCTACCTCACCCAGTGGCGCATGCGCCTGGCCAAGCGCGCCCTGGTGGAGGGGGACACGCCCGTGTCCACCCTGGCCTTCACCCTGGGCTACACCTCCGAAAGCGCCTTCAGTCATGCCTTCAAGCGCACCACCGGCCTCGCGCCGAACCGGGTGCGGGGGGTTGCCCGGGGCCTCCCCGGGGAGTAG
- the modB gene encoding molybdate ABC transporter permease subunit: MDWEAIRLSLRLAACSVALLLPLGTLLAWPLSLGRFRGKVLLEALTSLPLILPPTVLGFYIIVALGPRSPIGAAWEQLTGARLVFSFQGLLLAQVVTNLPFFLQPLVASLGGVDRRLLEVASTLGSRPLGVYFRVALPLAWRGLLSAMILSFAHAIGEFGVVLMVGGNLPGTTRTASIALFDQVQAFDMAGANRTALLLLAFALAVLSGTAWLRSRERPWA; the protein is encoded by the coding sequence ATGGACTGGGAGGCCATCCGCCTCAGCCTGCGGCTCGCCGCGTGCTCCGTGGCCCTGCTGCTGCCCCTGGGCACCCTCCTGGCCTGGCCCCTCTCCCTGGGCCGCTTCCGGGGCAAGGTGCTCCTGGAGGCCCTCACCTCCCTGCCGCTCATCCTGCCCCCCACGGTGCTGGGCTTCTACATCATCGTGGCCCTGGGACCCCGCAGCCCCATCGGCGCCGCCTGGGAGCAGCTCACCGGGGCGCGGCTGGTCTTCAGTTTCCAGGGCCTGCTCCTGGCCCAGGTGGTCACCAACCTGCCCTTCTTCCTCCAGCCCCTGGTGGCCTCCCTGGGGGGCGTGGACCGGCGCCTCCTGGAGGTGGCCTCCACCCTGGGCTCCCGGCCCCTGGGCGTCTATTTCCGGGTGGCCCTGCCCCTGGCCTGGCGGGGCCTGCTCTCGGCCATGATCCTCAGCTTCGCCCACGCCATCGGGGAATTCGGCGTGGTGCTCATGGTGGGCGGCAACCTCCCCGGCACCACCCGCACGGCCTCCATCGCCCTGTTCGACCAGGTGCAGGCCTTCGACATGGCCGGCGCCAACCGCACCGCCCTGCTCCTCCTGGCCTTCGCCCTGGCGGTGCTCTCGGGCACCGCCTGGCTCCGCTCCCGGGAGCGCCCATGGGCCTGA
- a CDS encoding TonB-dependent receptor, with protein sequence MLHRRMFTPIAMILAASQLFGQETTGVASGQILTRAGKPIPGALVRLASPTLLGERTAAANDNGQYRIGLLPNGKYTITVTAPGYMTIKGQFQVVPGQTARQDVILTPVVVQGATVEVVDLAAQVDKTTTVTSSTFSMDNLNELADFKMDAIIQLSPGITGTLDPNVGGYGDDALSIRGGIQHSTKVIQNGLNITEEGGGYLNEVTTLMDMVESMSVIQSPLNARYGNTDGGLVSIVTTRGSNTFTGTARVKYRKNIWQDNGTSYARRDGSPGDPAWPNDDYSNRTYELSLRGPIWKDHITFAYGTQQTPTRSYTSQVGNTVLNGLPSQSTFTFVPGAGVVPANTYGLGSLDTLSDVSKFHQFVVFAQINDNHSLEWNYTQNDSQAYWGIPRFGRIDSVGSSTDDYHHHLWNLGYKGILGEAGVLEARVGHTYRSWPHPYSPGQAAIWTTFIPGAHNADGSNPVTSLLDGYASGGTAYNINGYNADRGDTILNDSVLVNWSREFSHNGSTHLVDLGMDMEKFKWGIQVGAAKDQYVVPGQNPSTGAFLVYNAATATLQDLDPTYPATPVLNDGLVNPGLGAPGSDNHWPGGLGLVPLWVSRTGAEGGDMRKQTTSIYLNDLWTINSRHSIMVGLRHDAFKVSDETRTFVSYGRFNPRFEYKWDVYGDQSRLINVSYGEFQSSSPGSLFLPAAHGRYGNQTVSYWSQGSSTPHYVSLAQLQDPANYTAYTRTYAGDTFVIDPNWKNPVSHEFTLGFRRAYASGGYWRATGIYKYWSDLFDFFPGSVYTDASGSPNFRRILRNDPDSRRTYKSLELEWMMPVNSRMTVYGNYTYARMMANTRSTIDNPDRTTSQLVNFRDYYDTLYARDQYNPMTLRTPEHIFNLYLSYNLSQGKVKSNVTLQGSYTSGKPEGRWSTVNIPAPTLAGYNDGNVQNTGGLPNSLALTADGSRMTNMDLTTVSLKYNMEITVWGSVKGFFDVTFANVFNAKRRGPYALEGTGLIDTVGQPAQHTGSGWRAADDLSTVGTGRVAGRSITFDTGIRF encoded by the coding sequence ATGCTGCACCGAAGAATGTTCACCCCCATCGCGATGATCCTGGCCGCGAGCCAGCTTTTCGGCCAGGAGACCACCGGCGTCGCCTCGGGGCAGATCCTGACCCGGGCCGGCAAGCCCATCCCCGGCGCCCTGGTGCGCCTGGCCTCGCCGACCCTCCTGGGGGAGCGCACCGCCGCCGCCAACGACAACGGCCAGTACCGCATCGGGCTCCTGCCCAACGGCAAGTACACCATCACCGTCACCGCCCCCGGCTACATGACCATCAAGGGCCAGTTCCAGGTGGTGCCCGGCCAGACGGCGCGCCAGGACGTCATCCTCACCCCCGTGGTGGTGCAGGGGGCCACGGTGGAAGTGGTGGACCTGGCCGCCCAGGTGGACAAGACCACCACCGTGACCTCCTCCACCTTCTCCATGGACAACCTCAACGAGCTGGCCGACTTCAAGATGGACGCCATCATCCAGCTCTCCCCGGGCATCACCGGCACCCTGGACCCCAACGTCGGCGGCTACGGCGACGACGCCCTGTCCATCCGGGGCGGCATCCAGCACAGCACCAAGGTCATCCAGAACGGCCTGAACATCACCGAGGAGGGCGGCGGCTACCTCAACGAGGTGACCACCCTCATGGACATGGTGGAAAGCATGTCCGTCATCCAGTCGCCCCTCAACGCGCGCTACGGCAACACCGACGGCGGCCTCGTCTCCATCGTCACCACCCGGGGCAGCAACACCTTCACGGGCACCGCCCGGGTCAAGTACCGCAAGAACATCTGGCAGGACAACGGCACGTCCTACGCCCGCCGGGACGGGTCCCCCGGGGATCCCGCCTGGCCCAACGACGACTACTCCAACCGCACCTACGAGCTCTCCCTGCGCGGCCCCATCTGGAAGGACCACATCACCTTCGCCTACGGCACGCAGCAGACCCCCACCCGCTCCTACACCTCCCAGGTGGGCAACACCGTCCTCAACGGGCTGCCCAGCCAGTCCACCTTCACCTTCGTTCCCGGCGCGGGCGTGGTGCCCGCCAACACCTACGGCCTGGGCAGCCTGGACACCCTGTCCGACGTCTCCAAGTTCCACCAGTTCGTCGTCTTCGCCCAGATCAACGACAACCACAGCCTGGAGTGGAACTACACCCAGAACGACAGCCAGGCCTACTGGGGGATCCCCCGCTTCGGCCGCATCGACTCCGTGGGCTCCTCCACGGACGACTACCACCACCACCTGTGGAACCTCGGCTACAAGGGCATCCTGGGCGAGGCCGGCGTGCTGGAGGCCCGGGTGGGCCACACCTACCGCTCCTGGCCCCACCCCTACAGCCCGGGCCAGGCCGCCATCTGGACCACCTTCATCCCCGGCGCCCACAACGCCGACGGCTCCAACCCCGTCACCAGCCTCCTGGACGGCTACGCCTCCGGGGGCACCGCCTACAACATCAACGGCTACAACGCGGACCGGGGCGACACCATCCTGAACGATTCCGTCCTCGTGAACTGGTCCCGGGAATTCTCCCACAACGGCTCCACCCACCTGGTGGACCTGGGCATGGACATGGAGAAGTTCAAGTGGGGCATCCAGGTGGGGGCCGCCAAGGACCAGTACGTGGTGCCCGGCCAGAATCCCTCCACCGGCGCCTTCCTGGTGTACAACGCCGCCACCGCCACCCTCCAGGACCTGGATCCCACCTACCCCGCCACCCCGGTCCTCAACGACGGCCTCGTGAACCCGGGCCTCGGCGCCCCGGGATCGGACAACCACTGGCCCGGAGGCCTCGGCCTGGTGCCCCTGTGGGTGAGCCGCACCGGGGCCGAGGGCGGCGACATGCGCAAGCAGACCACCTCCATCTACCTCAACGACCTCTGGACGATCAACAGCCGCCACAGCATCATGGTCGGCCTGCGCCACGACGCCTTCAAGGTGAGCGACGAGACCCGCACCTTCGTATCCTACGGGCGCTTCAACCCGCGGTTCGAGTACAAGTGGGACGTGTACGGCGACCAGTCCCGGTTGATCAACGTGTCCTACGGCGAATTCCAGTCCAGCTCCCCGGGCTCCCTCTTCCTGCCCGCGGCCCACGGCCGGTACGGGAACCAGACCGTCTCCTACTGGAGCCAAGGTTCCAGCACCCCCCACTACGTGAGCCTGGCCCAGCTCCAGGATCCGGCCAACTACACCGCCTACACCCGCACCTACGCCGGCGACACCTTCGTCATCGACCCAAACTGGAAGAACCCCGTCTCCCACGAATTCACGCTCGGCTTCCGCCGCGCCTACGCCTCGGGCGGCTACTGGCGGGCCACGGGGATCTACAAGTACTGGTCGGACCTCTTCGACTTCTTCCCGGGTTCGGTGTACACCGACGCTTCCGGATCCCCCAACTTCAGGCGGATCCTGCGGAACGATCCCGATTCCAGGCGCACCTACAAGAGCCTGGAGCTGGAATGGATGATGCCGGTGAATTCCCGCATGACCGTGTACGGCAACTACACCTACGCCCGCATGATGGCCAACACCCGCTCCACCATCGACAACCCCGACCGCACCACGAGCCAGCTGGTGAACTTCCGGGACTACTACGACACGCTGTACGCCCGGGACCAGTACAACCCCATGACCCTCCGCACCCCGGAGCACATCTTCAACCTCTACCTGTCCTACAACCTCAGCCAGGGCAAGGTGAAATCCAACGTCACCCTCCAGGGCTCGTACACCAGCGGCAAGCCCGAAGGGCGCTGGAGCACCGTCAACATCCCCGCGCCCACCCTGGCGGGCTACAACGACGGCAACGTGCAGAACACCGGCGGCCTCCCCAATTCCCTGGCCCTCACCGCCGACGGCAGCCGCATGACCAACATGGACCTGACCACCGTCAGCCTGAAGTACAACATGGAGATCACGGTGTGGGGGTCGGTGAAGGGATTTTTCGACGTGACCTTCGCCAACGTCTTCAACGCCAAGCGCCGGGGGCCCTACGCCCTGGAAGGCACCGGGCTCATCGACACGGTGGGCCAGCCCGCGCAGCACACCGGCAGCGGGTGGCGCGCCGCGGATGACCTCTCGACGGTCGGCACCGGAAGGGTCGCCGGCCGGTCCATCACCTTCGACACCGGCATCCGGTTCTGA
- a CDS encoding TOBE domain-containing protein: protein MKLSARNVLKGRITKVNHGAVESEIVIELSPGVEIVSTITKASAEGMKLKPGDTAHAIIKASNVIIGVD from the coding sequence ATGAAACTCAGCGCCCGCAACGTCCTGAAAGGCCGCATCACGAAGGTGAACCACGGCGCCGTGGAATCGGAGATCGTCATCGAGCTCAGCCCCGGCGTGGAGATCGTCTCCACCATCACCAAGGCCTCCGCCGAGGGCATGAAGCTCAAGCCCGGCGACACGGCCCACGCCATCATCAAGGCCTCCAACGTCATCATCGGGGTCGACTGA
- a CDS encoding CGNR zinc finger domain-containing protein: MDAPAATPFPGEISLDFANTWADRGRASTDELRSMDAFLAFARRAGLVDEAEGAGLDRLAREDPAAAGAALARARRAREAIYGLCSRRAAGVPPRPGDLRAFNGALAGALGHLRLEAQGHGFRWAWDRNALDAPLWPILRAAADLLASEEAGRIRECAGDGCTWLFLDRSRAGSRRWCSMSSCGNRAKARRHYRAREFSRPR; the protein is encoded by the coding sequence ATGGACGCACCGGCCGCAACGCCTTTCCCTGGTGAGATTTCCCTGGATTTCGCCAATACCTGGGCGGACCGGGGCCGGGCCTCCACGGACGAACTCCGTTCCATGGACGCCTTCCTGGCCTTCGCGCGCCGGGCGGGCCTGGTGGACGAGGCGGAAGGGGCAGGCCTGGACCGCCTCGCGCGGGAGGATCCCGCGGCGGCGGGGGCGGCCCTGGCCCGGGCCCGCCGGGCGCGGGAGGCCATCTACGGCCTCTGTTCACGGCGCGCGGCCGGAGTGCCTCCCCGGCCCGGCGATCTTCGGGCCTTCAACGGGGCCCTGGCCGGGGCCCTGGGCCACCTGCGGCTGGAAGCGCAGGGGCACGGGTTCCGGTGGGCCTGGGACCGGAACGCCCTGGACGCCCCGCTGTGGCCCATTCTCCGCGCGGCCGCGGACCTCCTGGCTTCGGAGGAGGCCGGCAGGATCCGGGAATGTGCGGGGGACGGGTGCACCTGGCTGTTCCTGGACCGCAGCCGGGCCGGGTCCCGCCGGTGGTGCTCCATGAGCAGTTGCGGCAACCGGGCCAAGGCCAGGCGCCACTACCGGGCCCGGGAGTTCAGTCGACCCCGATGA
- a CDS encoding aldo/keto reductase, with product MQLDHYVTLGHSGLRVSPMCLGAMTFGEDLGWGSSVEESQRILDHFIDRGGNFIDTANFYTKSHSEKIIGDHLGRHPAKRDRLVIATKFSGNLYPGDPNGGGSGRKSVIGACENSLRRLQTDYIDLYWLHNWDVHTPIEETMAALDTLVRSGKVRYIGVSDTPAWKIAQANVLAHFRGWAPFIGLQIEYSLLQRTVEQELVPLALEFGLGITPWSPLKRGILSGKYTRATAASQEHAANPFLAPHLNEATFALVDALEAIAKAHGSTVARVALAWVLARPGVGSTIIGARRIEQLEDNLGALPLTLTPEETAQLDQLTAPVFGFPQSMQPIFPAIHNGGTTVNGVSAPASSFGLVKGEKPY from the coding sequence ATGCAGCTCGACCATTACGTGACGCTCGGCCACTCCGGCCTCCGGGTCAGCCCGATGTGCCTGGGGGCCATGACCTTCGGCGAGGACCTGGGGTGGGGCTCCAGCGTGGAGGAATCCCAGCGGATCCTGGACCACTTCATCGACCGGGGCGGCAATTTCATCGACACCGCCAATTTCTACACCAAGAGCCATTCCGAGAAGATCATCGGCGACCACCTGGGCCGCCACCCCGCCAAGCGCGACCGCCTGGTGATCGCCACCAAGTTCAGCGGCAACCTCTACCCCGGGGACCCCAACGGCGGCGGCTCCGGCCGCAAGTCCGTCATCGGCGCCTGCGAGAACTCCCTGCGCCGCCTCCAGACCGACTACATCGATCTGTACTGGCTGCACAACTGGGACGTGCACACCCCCATCGAGGAGACCATGGCCGCCCTGGACACCCTGGTGCGGTCCGGCAAGGTGCGCTACATCGGCGTCTCCGACACCCCCGCCTGGAAGATCGCCCAGGCCAACGTCCTGGCCCACTTCCGGGGCTGGGCCCCCTTCATCGGCCTCCAGATCGAGTATTCGCTCCTGCAGCGCACCGTGGAACAGGAACTGGTGCCCCTGGCCCTGGAGTTCGGCCTGGGCATCACCCCCTGGTCCCCCCTCAAGCGCGGCATCCTCAGCGGCAAGTACACCCGCGCCACCGCCGCGTCCCAGGAGCACGCCGCCAACCCCTTCCTCGCCCCCCACCTCAACGAAGCCACCTTCGCCCTGGTGGACGCCCTGGAGGCCATCGCCAAGGCCCACGGCAGCACCGTGGCCCGGGTGGCCCTGGCCTGGGTCCTGGCCCGCCCCGGCGTCGGTTCCACCATCATCGGCGCCCGCCGCATCGAGCAGCTGGAGGACAACCTGGGCGCCCTCCCCCTGACCCTCACCCCCGAAGAAACCGCCCAGCTGGACCAGCTCACCGCCCCCGTCTTCGGCTTCCCCCAGAGCATGCAGCCCATCTTCCCCGCCATCCACAACGGCGGCACCACCGTAAACGGTGTGTCGGCGCCCGCGTCGAGCTTCGGGCTGGTGAAGGGGGAGAAGCCCTACTGA
- a CDS encoding molybdenum ABC transporter ATP-binding protein — MGLRASFTKAFPQGPTIQGEVDLALGSFSLTVLFGPSGCGKTTLLRCLAGLETPDRGAIRAADEVWFGPGPGVPASRRGIGYVFQDSVLFPHLTVAGNIAYGLQGLPREERHRRVAKLVELMGLRGLEDRRSRQLSGGQKQRVALARALAPRPRLVLLDEPFASLDRAAADLLRHNLRQILRALDVPAVLVTHDPVEALALGDRMLLMAEGRIVRDGPPASVLAGAGGVPGDQMGAVVRARVTGTTEGLLRLEAGGVAFVAPDPGGATPEVYACIRGEGVSLERGPHGLLTQRNRLRATITAMEPLGALTRVGLDAGFPLHALVTTWAAQDLDLAPGQEVHALIKASAIQVVPIEDSLGA, encoded by the coding sequence ATGGGCCTGAGGGCGTCCTTCACCAAGGCCTTCCCCCAGGGCCCCACCATCCAGGGCGAGGTGGACCTGGCCCTGGGCAGCTTCAGCCTCACGGTGCTCTTCGGCCCCTCGGGCTGCGGCAAGACCACCCTCCTGCGGTGCCTGGCCGGGCTGGAGACCCCGGACCGCGGCGCCATCCGGGCCGCGGACGAGGTGTGGTTCGGGCCCGGCCCGGGCGTGCCCGCCTCCCGCCGGGGCATCGGCTACGTCTTCCAGGACTCCGTGCTCTTTCCCCACCTCACCGTGGCCGGCAACATCGCCTACGGGCTCCAGGGCCTCCCCCGGGAGGAGCGCCACAGGCGCGTGGCCAAGCTCGTGGAGCTCATGGGACTCCGGGGGCTGGAGGACCGGCGCTCCCGGCAGCTCTCCGGCGGGCAGAAGCAGCGCGTGGCCCTGGCCCGGGCCCTGGCGCCCCGGCCGCGCCTGGTACTCCTGGACGAGCCCTTCGCGTCCCTGGACCGCGCCGCCGCGGACCTGCTCCGCCACAACCTCCGGCAGATCCTGCGAGCCCTGGACGTGCCCGCCGTCCTGGTGACCCACGACCCCGTGGAGGCCCTGGCCCTGGGGGACCGCATGCTGCTCATGGCCGAGGGGCGCATCGTGCGCGACGGCCCCCCGGCCTCCGTCCTCGCCGGCGCCGGCGGCGTCCCCGGGGACCAGATGGGCGCCGTGGTGCGGGCCCGGGTCACGGGCACCACCGAGGGCCTCCTGCGCCTGGAGGCCGGGGGCGTGGCCTTCGTGGCCCCGGACCCCGGCGGCGCCACCCCGGAGGTGTACGCCTGCATCCGCGGCGAGGGCGTGTCCCTGGAGCGCGGCCCCCATGGCCTCCTCACCCAGCGCAACCGCCTCCGGGCCACCATCACGGCCATGGAGCCCCTGGGGGCCCTGACCCGGGTGGGCCTGGACGCGGGCTTCCCCCTGCACGCCCTGGTCACCACCTGGGCCGCCCAGGACCTGGACCTGGCCCCCGGTCAGGAGGTCCACGCCCTCATCAAGGCCAGCGCCATCCAGGTGGTGCCCATAGAGGACTCATTGGGTGCATAA